Proteins from a genomic interval of Zingiber officinale cultivar Zhangliang chromosome 2A, Zo_v1.1, whole genome shotgun sequence:
- the LOC122041407 gene encoding general transcription factor IIE subunit 1-like isoform X3: MSLDPFTRLVKLAARAFYDDVSLKGDNQPKNGRGDNRGMAVIVLDALTRRQWVREEDLAKTLKLHAKQLRRILRYFEEEKLVMRDHRKESAKGAKIFSTAVAATGAGQQIAKDVEEKMKLHTHSYCCLDYAQIYDVVRYRMHRMKKKIKDELDSRNTIQEYICPNCGRRYSAFDALQLVSLTDEYFHCENCNGELVAESDKLAAEEMGDGDDNARKRRREKLKDMLQKMEEQLKPLAVQIARVKDLPVPEFGSLQAWEARANAAARANGDANALDPTKSSQGQGYSGTPMPFLGETKVEVALSGVEVKGEDDESDKKTSLMKVIPPWMIKEGMSLTKEQRGDTVNVDKSSELGDDKKSKDTKEDEKSIQDEYLKAYYEAILKRQKEQEEALRMQQEIDRARMPDYDGVSETERQVGKKAKRGVYEEDNVEWEDAPPAVVSGSDEKYILADLNMEATASGDEDDDIDWEEG, from the exons ATGAGCTTGGATCCCTTCACCAG GCTGGTGAAGCTCGCGGCGAGGGCGTTCTACGATGACGTCTCTCTCAAGGGAGACAACCAGCCCAAGAACGGCAGAGGCGACAACCGAGGCATGGCCGTTATAGTCCTCGACGCCCTTACCAG ACGCCAGTGGGTGAGGGAAGAGGATTTGGCAAAAACATTGAAGCTTCATGCAAAGCAGCTTCGACGTATTTTACGATATTTTGAAGAGGAGAAGCTGGTCATGAGAGATCACCGGAAAGAG TCGGCTAAAGGGGCGAAAATATTTAGTACAGCCGTGGCGGCCACAGGTGCTGGCCAACAAATAGCTAAAGATGTTGAAGAGAAGATGAAGTTGCACACTCATTCTTACTGTTGTTTGGACTATGCACAG ATCTATGACGTTGTAAGATATCGAATGCATCggatgaagaaaaagataaaGGATGAATTAGACAGCAGGAATACCATTCAGGAATACATATGCCCCAATTGCGGGAGAAG GTATTCAGCTTTCGACGCACTACAACTTGTAAGTCTCACTGATGAGTATTTTCACTGTGAAAACTGCAATGGTGAACTTGTTGCCGAGAGTGACAAGCTTGCTGCAGAGGAAATGGGAGATGGTGACGACAATGCTAGAAAACGGAGACGTGAAAAATTGAAGGACATGCTTCAGAAGATGGAG GAGCAGCTTAAACCATTGGCTGTTCAGATTGCAAGAGTGAAGGACTTGCCTGTTCCTGAATTCGGAAGTCTGCAAGCATGGGAAGCTAGGGCAAATGCAGCTGCTCGTGCAAATGGTGATGCAAATGCACTGGATCCAACCAAATCCTCTCAAGGGCAAGGATATAGTGGAACACCAATGCCGTTTCTTGGGGAGACAAAA GTTGAAGTTGCTTTATCTGGTGTAGAAGTAAAGGGTGAAGATGATGAGTCTGACAAAAAGACTTCGTTAATGAAGGTTATACCTCCATGGATGATTAAAGAAGGAATGAGTCTAACAAAAGAACAAAGAGGAGATACAGTTAATGTAGATAAAAGTTCTGAACTTGGCGATGACAAAAAATCAAAAGATACAAAAGAAGATGAAAAGAGTATACAG GATGAGTATCTAAAGGCATATTATGAAGCTATATTAAAAAGGCAGAAAGAACAGGAAGAAGCTTTAAGAATGCAACAAGAGATCGATAGAGCTCGGATGCCTGACTATGATGGTGTTTCTGAAACAGAACGCCAAGTAGGGAAGAAAGCTAAACGAGGAGTTTATGAGGAGGATAATGTGGAGTGGGAAGATGCTCCACCTGCTG
- the LOC122041407 gene encoding general transcription factor IIE subunit 1-like isoform X4 — translation MSLDPFTRLVKLAARAFYDDVSLKGDNQPKNGRGDNRGMAVIVLDALTRRQWVREEDLAKTLKLHAKQLRRILRYFEEEKLVMRDHRKESAKGAKIFSTAVAATGAGQQIAKDVEEKMKLHTHSYCCLDYAQIYDVVRYRMHRMKKKIKDELDSRNTIQEYICPNCGRRYSAFDALQLVSLTDEYFHCENCNGELVAESDKLAAEEMGDGDDNARKRRREKLKDMLQKMEEQLKPLAVQIARVKDLPVPEFGSLQAWEARANAAARANGDANALDPTKSSQGQGYSGTPMPFLGETKVEVALSGVEVKGEDDESDKKTSLMKVIPPWMIKEGMSLTKEQRGDTVNVDKSSELGDDKKSKDTKEDEKSIQDEYLKAYYEAILKRQKEQEEALRMQQEIDRARMPDYDGVSETERQVGKKAKRGVYEEDNVEWEDAPPAGSDEKYILADLNMEATASGDEDDDIDWEEG, via the exons ATGAGCTTGGATCCCTTCACCAG GCTGGTGAAGCTCGCGGCGAGGGCGTTCTACGATGACGTCTCTCTCAAGGGAGACAACCAGCCCAAGAACGGCAGAGGCGACAACCGAGGCATGGCCGTTATAGTCCTCGACGCCCTTACCAG ACGCCAGTGGGTGAGGGAAGAGGATTTGGCAAAAACATTGAAGCTTCATGCAAAGCAGCTTCGACGTATTTTACGATATTTTGAAGAGGAGAAGCTGGTCATGAGAGATCACCGGAAAGAG TCGGCTAAAGGGGCGAAAATATTTAGTACAGCCGTGGCGGCCACAGGTGCTGGCCAACAAATAGCTAAAGATGTTGAAGAGAAGATGAAGTTGCACACTCATTCTTACTGTTGTTTGGACTATGCACAG ATCTATGACGTTGTAAGATATCGAATGCATCggatgaagaaaaagataaaGGATGAATTAGACAGCAGGAATACCATTCAGGAATACATATGCCCCAATTGCGGGAGAAG GTATTCAGCTTTCGACGCACTACAACTTGTAAGTCTCACTGATGAGTATTTTCACTGTGAAAACTGCAATGGTGAACTTGTTGCCGAGAGTGACAAGCTTGCTGCAGAGGAAATGGGAGATGGTGACGACAATGCTAGAAAACGGAGACGTGAAAAATTGAAGGACATGCTTCAGAAGATGGAG GAGCAGCTTAAACCATTGGCTGTTCAGATTGCAAGAGTGAAGGACTTGCCTGTTCCTGAATTCGGAAGTCTGCAAGCATGGGAAGCTAGGGCAAATGCAGCTGCTCGTGCAAATGGTGATGCAAATGCACTGGATCCAACCAAATCCTCTCAAGGGCAAGGATATAGTGGAACACCAATGCCGTTTCTTGGGGAGACAAAA GTTGAAGTTGCTTTATCTGGTGTAGAAGTAAAGGGTGAAGATGATGAGTCTGACAAAAAGACTTCGTTAATGAAGGTTATACCTCCATGGATGATTAAAGAAGGAATGAGTCTAACAAAAGAACAAAGAGGAGATACAGTTAATGTAGATAAAAGTTCTGAACTTGGCGATGACAAAAAATCAAAAGATACAAAAGAAGATGAAAAGAGTATACAG GATGAGTATCTAAAGGCATATTATGAAGCTATATTAAAAAGGCAGAAAGAACAGGAAGAAGCTTTAAGAATGCAACAAGAGATCGATAGAGCTCGGATGCCTGACTATGATGGTGTTTCTGAAACAGAACGCCAAGTAGGGAAGAAAGCTAAACGAGGAGTTTATGAGGAGGATAATGTGGAGTGGGAAGATGCTCCACCTGCTG
- the LOC122041407 gene encoding general transcription factor IIE subunit 1-like isoform X6: MRDHRKESAKGAKIFSTAVAATGAGQQIAKDVEEKMKLHTHSYCCLDYAQIYDVVRYRMHRMKKKIKDELDSRNTIQEYICPNCGRRYSAFDALQLVSLTDEYFHCENCNGELVAESDKLAAEEMGDGDDNARKRRREKLKDMLQKMEEQLKPLAVQIARVKDLPVPEFGSLQAWEARANAAARANGDANALDPTKSSQGQGYSGTPMPFLGETKVEVALSGVEVKGEDDESDKKTSLMKVIPPWMIKEGMSLTKEQRGDTVNVDKSSELGDDKKSKDTKEDEKSIQDEYLKAYYEAILKRQKEQEEALRMQQEIDRARMPDYDGVSETERQVGKKAKRGVYEEDNVEWEDAPPAVVSGSDEKYILADLNMEATASGDEDDDIDWEEG; encoded by the exons ATGAGAGATCACCGGAAAGAG TCGGCTAAAGGGGCGAAAATATTTAGTACAGCCGTGGCGGCCACAGGTGCTGGCCAACAAATAGCTAAAGATGTTGAAGAGAAGATGAAGTTGCACACTCATTCTTACTGTTGTTTGGACTATGCACAG ATCTATGACGTTGTAAGATATCGAATGCATCggatgaagaaaaagataaaGGATGAATTAGACAGCAGGAATACCATTCAGGAATACATATGCCCCAATTGCGGGAGAAG GTATTCAGCTTTCGACGCACTACAACTTGTAAGTCTCACTGATGAGTATTTTCACTGTGAAAACTGCAATGGTGAACTTGTTGCCGAGAGTGACAAGCTTGCTGCAGAGGAAATGGGAGATGGTGACGACAATGCTAGAAAACGGAGACGTGAAAAATTGAAGGACATGCTTCAGAAGATGGAG GAGCAGCTTAAACCATTGGCTGTTCAGATTGCAAGAGTGAAGGACTTGCCTGTTCCTGAATTCGGAAGTCTGCAAGCATGGGAAGCTAGGGCAAATGCAGCTGCTCGTGCAAATGGTGATGCAAATGCACTGGATCCAACCAAATCCTCTCAAGGGCAAGGATATAGTGGAACACCAATGCCGTTTCTTGGGGAGACAAAA GTTGAAGTTGCTTTATCTGGTGTAGAAGTAAAGGGTGAAGATGATGAGTCTGACAAAAAGACTTCGTTAATGAAGGTTATACCTCCATGGATGATTAAAGAAGGAATGAGTCTAACAAAAGAACAAAGAGGAGATACAGTTAATGTAGATAAAAGTTCTGAACTTGGCGATGACAAAAAATCAAAAGATACAAAAGAAGATGAAAAGAGTATACAG GATGAGTATCTAAAGGCATATTATGAAGCTATATTAAAAAGGCAGAAAGAACAGGAAGAAGCTTTAAGAATGCAACAAGAGATCGATAGAGCTCGGATGCCTGACTATGATGGTGTTTCTGAAACAGAACGCCAAGTAGGGAAGAAAGCTAAACGAGGAGTTTATGAGGAGGATAATGTGGAGTGGGAAGATGCTCCACCTGCTG
- the LOC122041407 gene encoding general transcription factor IIE subunit 1-like isoform X5, which yields MSSTSSSSSHGRLGLVKLAARAFYDDVSLKGDNQPKNGRGDNRGMAVIVLDALTRRQWVREEDLAKTLKLHAKQLRRILRYFEEEKLVMRDHRKEIYDVVRYRMHRMKKKIKDELDSRNTIQEYICPNCGRRYSAFDALQLVSLTDEYFHCENCNGELVAESDKLAAEEMGDGDDNARKRRREKLKDMLQKMEEQLKPLAVQIARVKDLPVPEFGSLQAWEARANAAARANGDANALDPTKSSQGQGYSGTPMPFLGETKVEVALSGVEVKGEDDESDKKTSLMKVIPPWMIKEGMSLTKEQRGDTVNVDKSSELGDDKKSKDTKEDEKSIQDEYLKAYYEAILKRQKEQEEALRMQQEIDRARMPDYDGVSETERQVGKKAKRGVYEEDNVEWEDAPPAVVSGSDEKYILADLNMEATASGDEDDDIDWEEG from the exons ATGTCttctacctcctcctcctcctcgcatGGCAGACTAGG GCTGGTGAAGCTCGCGGCGAGGGCGTTCTACGATGACGTCTCTCTCAAGGGAGACAACCAGCCCAAGAACGGCAGAGGCGACAACCGAGGCATGGCCGTTATAGTCCTCGACGCCCTTACCAG ACGCCAGTGGGTGAGGGAAGAGGATTTGGCAAAAACATTGAAGCTTCATGCAAAGCAGCTTCGACGTATTTTACGATATTTTGAAGAGGAGAAGCTGGTCATGAGAGATCACCGGAAAGAG ATCTATGACGTTGTAAGATATCGAATGCATCggatgaagaaaaagataaaGGATGAATTAGACAGCAGGAATACCATTCAGGAATACATATGCCCCAATTGCGGGAGAAG GTATTCAGCTTTCGACGCACTACAACTTGTAAGTCTCACTGATGAGTATTTTCACTGTGAAAACTGCAATGGTGAACTTGTTGCCGAGAGTGACAAGCTTGCTGCAGAGGAAATGGGAGATGGTGACGACAATGCTAGAAAACGGAGACGTGAAAAATTGAAGGACATGCTTCAGAAGATGGAG GAGCAGCTTAAACCATTGGCTGTTCAGATTGCAAGAGTGAAGGACTTGCCTGTTCCTGAATTCGGAAGTCTGCAAGCATGGGAAGCTAGGGCAAATGCAGCTGCTCGTGCAAATGGTGATGCAAATGCACTGGATCCAACCAAATCCTCTCAAGGGCAAGGATATAGTGGAACACCAATGCCGTTTCTTGGGGAGACAAAA GTTGAAGTTGCTTTATCTGGTGTAGAAGTAAAGGGTGAAGATGATGAGTCTGACAAAAAGACTTCGTTAATGAAGGTTATACCTCCATGGATGATTAAAGAAGGAATGAGTCTAACAAAAGAACAAAGAGGAGATACAGTTAATGTAGATAAAAGTTCTGAACTTGGCGATGACAAAAAATCAAAAGATACAAAAGAAGATGAAAAGAGTATACAG GATGAGTATCTAAAGGCATATTATGAAGCTATATTAAAAAGGCAGAAAGAACAGGAAGAAGCTTTAAGAATGCAACAAGAGATCGATAGAGCTCGGATGCCTGACTATGATGGTGTTTCTGAAACAGAACGCCAAGTAGGGAAGAAAGCTAAACGAGGAGTTTATGAGGAGGATAATGTGGAGTGGGAAGATGCTCCACCTGCTG
- the LOC122041407 gene encoding general transcription factor IIE subunit 1-like isoform X2, translating to MSSTSSSSSHGRLGLVKLAARAFYDDVSLKGDNQPKNGRGDNRGMAVIVLDALTRRQWVREEDLAKTLKLHAKQLRRILRYFEEEKLVMRDHRKESAKGAKIFSTAVAATGAGQQIAKDVEEKMKLHTHSYCCLDYAQIYDVVRYRMHRMKKKIKDELDSRNTIQEYICPNCGRRYSAFDALQLVSLTDEYFHCENCNGELVAESDKLAAEEMGDGDDNARKRRREKLKDMLQKMEEQLKPLAVQIARVKDLPVPEFGSLQAWEARANAAARANGDANALDPTKSSQGQGYSGTPMPFLGETKVEVALSGVEVKGEDDESDKKTSLMKVIPPWMIKEGMSLTKEQRGDTVNVDKSSELGDDKKSKDTKEDEKSIQDEYLKAYYEAILKRQKEQEEALRMQQEIDRARMPDYDGVSETERQVGKKAKRGVYEEDNVEWEDAPPAGSDEKYILADLNMEATASGDEDDDIDWEEG from the exons ATGTCttctacctcctcctcctcctcgcatGGCAGACTAGG GCTGGTGAAGCTCGCGGCGAGGGCGTTCTACGATGACGTCTCTCTCAAGGGAGACAACCAGCCCAAGAACGGCAGAGGCGACAACCGAGGCATGGCCGTTATAGTCCTCGACGCCCTTACCAG ACGCCAGTGGGTGAGGGAAGAGGATTTGGCAAAAACATTGAAGCTTCATGCAAAGCAGCTTCGACGTATTTTACGATATTTTGAAGAGGAGAAGCTGGTCATGAGAGATCACCGGAAAGAG TCGGCTAAAGGGGCGAAAATATTTAGTACAGCCGTGGCGGCCACAGGTGCTGGCCAACAAATAGCTAAAGATGTTGAAGAGAAGATGAAGTTGCACACTCATTCTTACTGTTGTTTGGACTATGCACAG ATCTATGACGTTGTAAGATATCGAATGCATCggatgaagaaaaagataaaGGATGAATTAGACAGCAGGAATACCATTCAGGAATACATATGCCCCAATTGCGGGAGAAG GTATTCAGCTTTCGACGCACTACAACTTGTAAGTCTCACTGATGAGTATTTTCACTGTGAAAACTGCAATGGTGAACTTGTTGCCGAGAGTGACAAGCTTGCTGCAGAGGAAATGGGAGATGGTGACGACAATGCTAGAAAACGGAGACGTGAAAAATTGAAGGACATGCTTCAGAAGATGGAG GAGCAGCTTAAACCATTGGCTGTTCAGATTGCAAGAGTGAAGGACTTGCCTGTTCCTGAATTCGGAAGTCTGCAAGCATGGGAAGCTAGGGCAAATGCAGCTGCTCGTGCAAATGGTGATGCAAATGCACTGGATCCAACCAAATCCTCTCAAGGGCAAGGATATAGTGGAACACCAATGCCGTTTCTTGGGGAGACAAAA GTTGAAGTTGCTTTATCTGGTGTAGAAGTAAAGGGTGAAGATGATGAGTCTGACAAAAAGACTTCGTTAATGAAGGTTATACCTCCATGGATGATTAAAGAAGGAATGAGTCTAACAAAAGAACAAAGAGGAGATACAGTTAATGTAGATAAAAGTTCTGAACTTGGCGATGACAAAAAATCAAAAGATACAAAAGAAGATGAAAAGAGTATACAG GATGAGTATCTAAAGGCATATTATGAAGCTATATTAAAAAGGCAGAAAGAACAGGAAGAAGCTTTAAGAATGCAACAAGAGATCGATAGAGCTCGGATGCCTGACTATGATGGTGTTTCTGAAACAGAACGCCAAGTAGGGAAGAAAGCTAAACGAGGAGTTTATGAGGAGGATAATGTGGAGTGGGAAGATGCTCCACCTGCTG
- the LOC122041407 gene encoding general transcription factor IIE subunit 1-like isoform X1 — protein sequence MSSTSSSSSHGRLGLVKLAARAFYDDVSLKGDNQPKNGRGDNRGMAVIVLDALTRRQWVREEDLAKTLKLHAKQLRRILRYFEEEKLVMRDHRKESAKGAKIFSTAVAATGAGQQIAKDVEEKMKLHTHSYCCLDYAQIYDVVRYRMHRMKKKIKDELDSRNTIQEYICPNCGRRYSAFDALQLVSLTDEYFHCENCNGELVAESDKLAAEEMGDGDDNARKRRREKLKDMLQKMEEQLKPLAVQIARVKDLPVPEFGSLQAWEARANAAARANGDANALDPTKSSQGQGYSGTPMPFLGETKVEVALSGVEVKGEDDESDKKTSLMKVIPPWMIKEGMSLTKEQRGDTVNVDKSSELGDDKKSKDTKEDEKSIQDEYLKAYYEAILKRQKEQEEALRMQQEIDRARMPDYDGVSETERQVGKKAKRGVYEEDNVEWEDAPPAVVSGSDEKYILADLNMEATASGDEDDDIDWEEG from the exons ATGTCttctacctcctcctcctcctcgcatGGCAGACTAGG GCTGGTGAAGCTCGCGGCGAGGGCGTTCTACGATGACGTCTCTCTCAAGGGAGACAACCAGCCCAAGAACGGCAGAGGCGACAACCGAGGCATGGCCGTTATAGTCCTCGACGCCCTTACCAG ACGCCAGTGGGTGAGGGAAGAGGATTTGGCAAAAACATTGAAGCTTCATGCAAAGCAGCTTCGACGTATTTTACGATATTTTGAAGAGGAGAAGCTGGTCATGAGAGATCACCGGAAAGAG TCGGCTAAAGGGGCGAAAATATTTAGTACAGCCGTGGCGGCCACAGGTGCTGGCCAACAAATAGCTAAAGATGTTGAAGAGAAGATGAAGTTGCACACTCATTCTTACTGTTGTTTGGACTATGCACAG ATCTATGACGTTGTAAGATATCGAATGCATCggatgaagaaaaagataaaGGATGAATTAGACAGCAGGAATACCATTCAGGAATACATATGCCCCAATTGCGGGAGAAG GTATTCAGCTTTCGACGCACTACAACTTGTAAGTCTCACTGATGAGTATTTTCACTGTGAAAACTGCAATGGTGAACTTGTTGCCGAGAGTGACAAGCTTGCTGCAGAGGAAATGGGAGATGGTGACGACAATGCTAGAAAACGGAGACGTGAAAAATTGAAGGACATGCTTCAGAAGATGGAG GAGCAGCTTAAACCATTGGCTGTTCAGATTGCAAGAGTGAAGGACTTGCCTGTTCCTGAATTCGGAAGTCTGCAAGCATGGGAAGCTAGGGCAAATGCAGCTGCTCGTGCAAATGGTGATGCAAATGCACTGGATCCAACCAAATCCTCTCAAGGGCAAGGATATAGTGGAACACCAATGCCGTTTCTTGGGGAGACAAAA GTTGAAGTTGCTTTATCTGGTGTAGAAGTAAAGGGTGAAGATGATGAGTCTGACAAAAAGACTTCGTTAATGAAGGTTATACCTCCATGGATGATTAAAGAAGGAATGAGTCTAACAAAAGAACAAAGAGGAGATACAGTTAATGTAGATAAAAGTTCTGAACTTGGCGATGACAAAAAATCAAAAGATACAAAAGAAGATGAAAAGAGTATACAG GATGAGTATCTAAAGGCATATTATGAAGCTATATTAAAAAGGCAGAAAGAACAGGAAGAAGCTTTAAGAATGCAACAAGAGATCGATAGAGCTCGGATGCCTGACTATGATGGTGTTTCTGAAACAGAACGCCAAGTAGGGAAGAAAGCTAAACGAGGAGTTTATGAGGAGGATAATGTGGAGTGGGAAGATGCTCCACCTGCTG